A genomic region of Alnus glutinosa chromosome 11, dhAlnGlut1.1, whole genome shotgun sequence contains the following coding sequences:
- the LOC133881180 gene encoding uncharacterized protein LOC133881180: MVENSWDVELVVQLVGQEIADDIFSQVDGTKPGMDRLIWLGSRNGRFSTKSVWDWLRISVPKHQWTNWIWHSALPKKISVVVWKAMTNSLSVDDRIRRIGISLASKCECCLQGDFEDLDHVLYSGKIAAKLWQMCSSFLGIPYVATRSWLITVETWFRRSKKSTKEKPELGWFKLNTDGSSLVNPGISGAGGLIRDHKGNLIVAFSEYIGIGSNNKAELLGVLIGLRKCKAMGLRNIVVELDSSLIVTWFEKGSCRVWYLEDFLEEIVLLLSGLNTRFNHVFREGNQAADWLSKRGSAGITHDYNSNNIPNELKGILRVDKCRLPCFRIK, from the exons atGGTGGAAAATAGTTGGGATGTGGAATTGGTTGTTCAGCTAGTGGGTCAAGAGATTGCTGATGATATTTTCTCTCAGGTTGATGGAACTAAACCAGGAATGGATCGGTTAATATGGCTTGGTAGTAGGAATGggagattttcaacaaaaagtgTTTGGGACTGGCTTCGTATTTCGGTTCCAAAGCACCAATGGACAAATTGGATTTGGCACTCtgctttaccaaaaaaaatttcagttgTTGTGTGGAAGGCGATGACTAATAGCTTGAGTGTGGACGACCGGATAAGGCGTATTGGTATCTCTTTAGCCTCAAAATGTGAATGTTGTCTGCAGGGCGACTTTGAGGACCTAGATCATGTGCTTTACAGTGGCAAGATTGCGGCTAAGCTTTGGCAAATGTGCTCTAGTTTCCTAGGTATTCCTTATGTGGCTACTAGGTCTTGGTTGATTACTGTTGAAACTTGGTTTCGTAGATCCAAAAAATCCACAAAG GAGAAGCCAGAGCTGGGTTGGTTCAAATTAAATACAGATGGTAGTAGTTTGGTGAATCCGGGAATTTCAGGTGCGGGGGGATTGATTAGAGACCATAAAGGCAATCTAATTGTTGCTTTTTCGGAGTATATTGGTATTGGTTCTAATAATAAAGCAGAATTATTGGGGGTTCTAATTGGTTTGCGAAAATGTAAGGCGATGGGTTTACGTAATATTGTTGTTGAACTTGACTCATCTCTGATTGTGACTTGGTTCGAGAAAGGTAGTTGTCgggtttggtacttggaggattttttggAGGAAATAGTTCTTCTCCTCAGTGGCCTGAATACTCGGTTTAACCATGTGTTTAGAGAGGGTAACCAAGCTGCGGACTGGCTCAGTAAACGTGGTAGTGCGGGGATTACGCATGATTataattcgaataatattcctaATGAACTCAAAGGGATTTTACGGGTAGATAAATGTAGATTACCTTGCTTTAGAATAAAGTAA